A region from the Flavobacterium enshiense genome encodes:
- the rpoN gene encoding RNA polymerase factor sigma-54, whose protein sequence is MLKQNLQFKLSQKLSPQQIQLMKLIQLPTQAFEQRLKEELVENPALESGKEESLENEEYEADNDFEDYDDYDSEKIDANEINIDEYLSNDETPDYKLQANNYSDDDEERSLPIAAPISFHQDLINQLNTFILTEEEREIAEFLVGSIDDIGYIRRSVQDIVDDMAFTQGIYTDEKNVERILNIIHQLEPAGVGARDLQECLLLQLRHKTPTDPVSLAIAIIEQQFEAFTKKHYDKLLQKFDVSQEQLRKAIDEIEKLNPKPGGSFESSSKTIEHVVPDFTIRLIDGDLQLSINGRNAPELHVSKDYQEMLQTYKDSREKSNSQKDAVQFIKQKLDSAKWFIDAIKQRNETLLVTMNAIMHYQQEYFIDGDESKLKPMILKDIADMVGLDISTISRVANSKYVETPYGTKLIKEFFSEAMKNDQGEDVSTIEIKKILKTVIEEEDKKKPLPDDKLAEILKEKGYPIARRTIAKYRELMDIPVARMRKKI, encoded by the coding sequence ATGCTCAAACAGAATCTACAGTTCAAGTTATCCCAAAAATTATCGCCTCAACAAATCCAATTGATGAAGCTGATTCAATTGCCTACGCAGGCTTTTGAACAACGCCTGAAAGAAGAATTGGTTGAAAATCCTGCTTTGGAATCCGGCAAGGAAGAATCTTTGGAAAACGAAGAATATGAAGCGGATAATGATTTTGAGGATTACGATGATTATGACAGTGAGAAAATCGATGCCAACGAAATCAACATCGATGAGTACCTAAGCAACGACGAAACCCCAGATTACAAACTTCAGGCAAACAACTATAGCGATGACGATGAAGAGCGCAGCCTTCCTATTGCAGCTCCCATCAGTTTTCATCAGGACCTTATCAATCAATTAAATACGTTTATCCTGACAGAAGAAGAGCGTGAAATCGCAGAATTTCTCGTAGGAAGCATAGACGACATAGGTTACATCCGAAGAAGCGTACAGGACATTGTAGACGATATGGCCTTCACACAAGGTATTTATACCGACGAGAAAAATGTGGAGAGAATCCTGAACATAATTCATCAACTGGAGCCGGCAGGTGTAGGAGCAAGAGATTTACAAGAATGCCTTTTACTTCAACTCCGTCATAAAACCCCGACGGATCCTGTAAGTTTAGCCATAGCAATAATCGAACAGCAGTTTGAAGCGTTCACGAAAAAACATTACGATAAATTACTTCAGAAATTTGATGTTTCCCAGGAACAATTGCGTAAAGCGATAGACGAAATCGAAAAACTGAACCCTAAACCGGGAGGCTCTTTCGAAAGCAGTTCCAAGACCATCGAACATGTGGTTCCTGATTTCACAATACGCTTGATTGACGGTGATTTACAACTCTCCATCAACGGAAGAAATGCTCCGGAATTGCACGTATCCAAAGACTATCAGGAAATGCTGCAAACCTATAAGGATTCAAGAGAAAAATCGAATTCCCAAAAAGATGCCGTGCAGTTCATCAAACAAAAACTCGATTCTGCCAAATGGTTTATTGACGCCATTAAACAACGAAACGAGACGCTTTTGGTTACGATGAATGCCATCATGCATTATCAGCAGGAATATTTTATTGATGGAGACGAATCAAAGTTGAAACCAATGATCCTAAAGGACATTGCTGATATGGTAGGCCTTGACATTTCAACTATTTCCCGTGTTGCAAATAGCAAGTATGTGGAAACACCTTACGGAACTAAACTGATTAAAGAATTCTTCTCCGAAGCCATGAAAAACGATCAGGGTGAGGATGTTTCTACTATAGAAATCAAAAAGATCCTGAAAACAGTTATCGAAGAAGAAGATAAAAAGAAACCGCTCCCGGATGATAAATTAGCCGAAATCCTAAAAGAAAAAGGCTATCCGATTGCCCGAAGAACGATTGCAAAATACCGCGAGCTGATGGACATACCCGTGGCGCGCATGAGAAAAAAAATATAA
- a CDS encoding DUF5686 family protein, with protein MKRFFLLLFFLFSILVNAQHPVSGIVRGSNDKPLPFATIHLNNGKTIIVDVDGKFIIENTSDVASFTVSYTGYLSEQIHLKANQKFYEIKLKEKSLQLDELVIGENPALGILRKTIAAKKSNDPEKKLNSFQFKMYNKLIITANPDSIAGKIDSIFIYEKIGARFKKLDSSDFKLKKIIQKQHLYQTEKVSEIQFNKKQGRKETILATRMAGFKQPIYEFIGLQLQSFSVYDEKITLFETKYANPIADDALDHYNYKILDTVFLGNRKAYMIHFKHKNQKKKSKIEGILYIDKESYAIAKSIYRFKGILDISSTNYFTYHKEEETWFPEKNVFKIVKGSNKEDVKILGETIKFTDEEDEDTPKKQSKSGSDYIYILSESKNFETEFNKPVTIKHPYIAIDINEEAISKNESYWTPFRKDSLDIRSIKTYSTLDSLVSKEGYEQKIKIGRKVINGFVPLGPVDLDLRQLIKYNNYEGFRFGLGGVTNDNFSKIVRLNGYGAYGLKDDKFKFSIGEATRIGNFSSTWLGGSYTDDIQEIGSTIFETDRKKFRLYDPRPFNLTTFYSHKTWKAYIETRFIPKTESIWQFSRTNIDPKFDYAFYANGTTYTDYTISMASVSLQWNPFSSYMHTPSGRIESEKRFPKFTFQISKTLPGVFGNDLDFAKFDFKTEIEKQYLDGQKTTFLVQAGIAVGDIPITHLYSISPNSINRDAVLQRINFAGKNSFETMRFNEFFSSEYVALHFKHAFRKVKLFKKVNPTFVAVTRMALGTSREQDNHQGFDYKTLEDGYLESGLELNNIFMGLGLSGFYRYGANGFPQIHDNIAIKVSYVLDLGL; from the coding sequence TTGAAGCGATTTTTTCTCTTATTGTTTTTCCTTTTCAGCATTTTGGTCAATGCTCAGCATCCCGTTTCCGGTATTGTTCGCGGCAGCAATGACAAACCGCTCCCCTTTGCCACCATTCACCTGAACAACGGAAAAACCATCATTGTGGATGTCGACGGAAAATTCATCATTGAAAACACTTCCGATGTAGCCAGCTTCACCGTTTCTTATACCGGTTATTTATCGGAACAAATTCATCTAAAAGCCAATCAAAAATTTTATGAGATAAAATTGAAAGAGAAATCCCTGCAACTCGACGAACTTGTTATCGGCGAAAATCCGGCATTAGGAATTCTCCGAAAAACGATTGCAGCCAAAAAAAGCAATGACCCTGAGAAGAAACTCAACAGTTTTCAGTTTAAAATGTACAACAAACTGATTATTACAGCCAATCCGGATTCGATTGCAGGAAAAATTGATTCGATTTTCATTTATGAAAAAATCGGGGCCCGCTTCAAAAAACTGGATTCTTCCGATTTCAAACTCAAAAAAATCATTCAGAAACAACACCTTTATCAAACCGAAAAAGTTTCCGAAATCCAGTTTAACAAAAAACAGGGGCGCAAAGAAACCATTTTAGCCACCCGAATGGCGGGTTTTAAACAACCCATTTATGAATTCATCGGTTTACAGTTGCAATCCTTTTCCGTTTACGACGAAAAAATTACACTCTTCGAGACCAAATATGCCAATCCAATTGCGGATGATGCTCTGGACCATTACAATTATAAAATTCTGGACACCGTTTTTCTGGGCAACCGAAAGGCATACATGATTCACTTCAAGCATAAAAACCAGAAAAAGAAATCGAAAATTGAAGGGATATTGTACATCGACAAAGAAAGTTACGCCATCGCAAAATCGATATACCGTTTTAAAGGGATATTAGACATCAGTTCGACCAACTATTTCACTTATCACAAGGAAGAAGAAACCTGGTTTCCGGAAAAAAATGTTTTTAAAATAGTAAAAGGGTCTAACAAAGAAGATGTAAAAATCTTGGGCGAAACTATAAAATTCACTGACGAAGAAGATGAAGACACTCCGAAAAAACAAAGCAAATCGGGTTCAGATTATATTTATATCCTTTCTGAATCCAAAAATTTCGAAACCGAATTCAACAAACCGGTAACCATCAAACATCCTTATATCGCAATCGATATTAACGAAGAAGCTATTTCCAAAAATGAAAGTTACTGGACACCTTTCCGGAAAGACAGTCTTGATATCCGAAGCATAAAAACCTATTCTACCTTGGACAGCTTGGTTTCCAAAGAAGGCTATGAGCAAAAGATTAAAATCGGACGAAAAGTAATTAACGGATTTGTGCCTCTTGGCCCTGTTGATTTAGATTTGCGCCAATTGATCAAATACAACAACTATGAAGGTTTCCGTTTTGGGCTTGGCGGGGTGACCAACGATAATTTTTCAAAAATAGTTCGGCTGAACGGTTATGGCGCGTACGGACTAAAAGACGATAAGTTTAAATTCAGCATCGGGGAAGCAACCCGGATTGGCAATTTTTCCAGTACCTGGCTTGGTGGTTCTTATACTGATGACATACAGGAAATAGGTAGTACGATTTTTGAAACAGACCGAAAAAAATTCCGTCTCTACGACCCCAGGCCTTTCAACTTAACGACCTTTTACAGCCATAAAACCTGGAAGGCATATATAGAAACCCGATTCATTCCGAAGACAGAAAGCATTTGGCAATTTTCCCGTACGAACATCGACCCTAAATTCGACTATGCTTTTTATGCTAACGGAACCACATACACCGATTATACCATCTCGATGGCTTCCGTTTCATTGCAATGGAACCCTTTCAGCAGTTACATGCATACTCCTTCGGGAAGAATCGAATCGGAAAAAAGATTCCCAAAATTCACATTTCAAATCTCCAAAACCCTTCCCGGTGTATTTGGTAACGATTTAGATTTTGCCAAATTCGACTTTAAAACAGAAATCGAAAAACAGTATCTCGACGGTCAAAAAACCACCTTCCTCGTTCAGGCAGGTATTGCTGTCGGAGACATTCCTATAACGCATCTTTACAGTATTTCGCCAAACAGCATAAACCGTGACGCTGTTTTACAACGTATTAACTTTGCCGGCAAGAACAGTTTTGAAACCATGCGTTTCAACGAATTTTTCTCCAGCGAATACGTTGCACTTCACTTTAAACATGCTTTCCGAAAGGTAAAACTGTTTAAAAAAGTCAACCCAACTTTTGTTGCCGTGACGCGAATGGCCTTAGGAACCTCTAGAGAACAGGACAATCACCAGGGATTTGATTATAAAACACTGGAAGACGGTTACCTTGAATCTGGTTTGGAACTCAACAATATATTTATGGGATTGGGTTTATCCGGATTTTATCGCTACGGCGCGAACGGATTTCCTCAAATACATGACAATATCGCCATCAAGGTAAGTTATGTACTTGACCTTGGACTCTAA
- a CDS encoding porin family protein codes for MTRFLLLAFFVVAPFHVFSQKDEGDAAKNETIKVTDSLFREDQFYFSISYNLVQKSPEGFKQFSFSPCFTGGFLRDFPVSKNRHWALAPGVGYCYTNIKQFISTDDLFLENQPAIPENIETRIITHSIELPLEIRWRNAPVKSHKFWRVYTGFKARYILGTKIELDSESYGGFTADVIDNVNKWQYGTYVSAGYNTWNLHVYYGLNPIFKSGSKLADLNFGFMFYIL; via the coding sequence ATGACGAGATTTTTATTGTTGGCTTTTTTTGTAGTTGCGCCATTTCATGTTTTTTCACAAAAGGATGAAGGTGACGCAGCTAAAAACGAAACTATAAAAGTAACCGATTCGCTTTTCAGGGAAGATCAGTTTTATTTTTCGATAAGTTATAACTTGGTTCAGAAAAGCCCCGAGGGATTCAAGCAGTTTTCATTTTCACCTTGTTTTACAGGTGGATTTCTAAGAGATTTTCCGGTTTCAAAAAACCGTCATTGGGCACTTGCTCCCGGTGTAGGGTATTGTTATACCAATATTAAGCAGTTTATTAGCACTGATGACCTTTTTTTGGAAAATCAACCTGCTATTCCGGAAAATATAGAAACCCGAATCATTACCCACAGCATTGAACTTCCGTTAGAAATCCGTTGGAGAAATGCCCCTGTAAAAAGTCATAAGTTCTGGAGGGTTTATACCGGATTCAAGGCGCGTTATATTTTAGGTACCAAAATAGAACTGGATTCCGAAAGCTATGGAGGTTTTACCGCAGATGTTATTGATAATGTCAACAAATGGCAATATGGGACTTACGTTTCTGCAGGCTATAATACCTGGAACCTTCATGTGTATTATGGTCTAAACCCGATTTTTAAATCCGGATCCAAACTTGCCGACCTTAATTTTGGGTTCATGTTCTATATTCTATAG
- a CDS encoding Y-family DNA polymerase, with protein MFCLVDCNNFYASCQRVFEPHLIGKPVVILSNNDGCVIARSNEAKALGIPMGAPAFEYKKTFEDNNIFVYSSNYALYGDMSSRVMNILATFTPDIEVYSIDEAFLKFTGFERYNLEEYGITIQKTVTKGTGIPISVGFAPTKALAKVANKIAKKFPERTKSVYVIDTECKRIKALKWTKIEDVWGIGQKHAKRLQAKNVLNAYQFTQLSDEWVRKEMAVVGLRLKHELEGKPTLDLETPKSKKMIATTRSFEKMYTKLEELSERVSTFTASCSEKLRKQNSHCNMIMVFVTSNYHRKDLPQYSRNMVIKTDFPTNSTIELNHYAQIGLKAIFKEGYHYKKAGVIVMGLTPNNETQLSLFNTSNPKHQPIMSVVDKLNRSYGTNKIKFASQSLGRQWKMRQEKLSPRFTTNIKEIITVKV; from the coding sequence ATGTTTTGTTTAGTTGATTGCAATAACTTTTACGCCTCTTGCCAAAGAGTGTTTGAACCACATTTAATTGGAAAACCGGTAGTAATCCTTTCTAATAATGATGGTTGTGTAATTGCACGTTCTAACGAAGCCAAAGCGTTAGGTATTCCAATGGGTGCGCCTGCCTTTGAATACAAGAAAACATTTGAAGACAATAACATATTTGTCTATTCTTCCAACTATGCCTTGTACGGTGATATGAGCAGTAGAGTAATGAACATACTTGCTACTTTTACCCCCGACATTGAAGTGTACAGTATTGACGAAGCTTTCTTAAAATTTACAGGTTTCGAAAGATACAATCTTGAGGAATACGGAATAACAATACAGAAGACCGTAACCAAAGGAACGGGAATTCCTATCAGCGTTGGTTTCGCACCAACAAAAGCATTAGCCAAAGTAGCAAATAAAATAGCAAAGAAGTTCCCTGAAAGAACCAAAAGTGTTTATGTAATAGATACTGAGTGTAAGAGAATAAAAGCGCTTAAATGGACTAAAATAGAAGATGTTTGGGGTATTGGCCAAAAACATGCGAAACGACTACAGGCAAAAAACGTACTCAATGCATATCAGTTCACCCAATTATCTGATGAATGGGTAAGAAAAGAAATGGCCGTAGTTGGACTGAGATTAAAACACGAGCTGGAGGGAAAACCAACACTGGATTTGGAAACACCCAAAAGCAAAAAGATGATTGCCACTACGCGATCATTCGAAAAAATGTACACCAAACTGGAGGAACTATCCGAAAGAGTGTCGACCTTCACAGCATCCTGTTCCGAAAAGCTGCGCAAGCAAAACAGTCATTGCAACATGATTATGGTATTTGTAACTTCAAATTACCACCGCAAGGACCTACCGCAATATTCCCGAAACATGGTCATTAAAACCGATTTCCCGACAAACTCAACTATTGAGCTGAACCATTACGCACAAATTGGTCTTAAAGCTATTTTCAAAGAAGGCTACCACTACAAAAAAGCCGGCGTAATTGTAATGGGCCTAACCCCCAATAACGAAACACAACTATCATTGTTCAATACCTCAAATCCAAAACACCAACCCATTATGAGTGTAGTGGATAAACTCAACAGAAGTTACGGAACAAACAAAATAAAATTCGCAAGTCAGTCCCTCGGCCGCCAATGGAAAATGCGCCAGGAAAAACTATCCCCCCGTTTCACCACCAATATCAAAGAAATTATTACTGTAAAAGTTTAG
- a CDS encoding SOS response-associated peptidase: MCFHSKQTKLALEVENRFNAKIDNPTEFQPQESINGFSYSKTPVIIDKHPEIITHFNWGLIPAWAKDEEIRKMTLNARIETIEEKPSFRDSENKRCLVIANGFYEWQWLDPKGKTKNKYEIGIGNDDLFAFAGIYSQWKDKTTGEIRNTYAILTTEANPLMAEIHNTKKRMPVILKREDEVKWLEHAPIHDFEYPYQVNLVAKNLDAAF; this comes from the coding sequence ATGTGCTTCCATTCAAAACAAACCAAATTGGCACTTGAAGTAGAAAACCGTTTCAATGCCAAAATTGATAATCCAACAGAATTTCAACCTCAGGAAAGTATAAATGGTTTTTCCTATTCTAAAACACCTGTTATAATTGACAAACATCCTGAAATAATAACACACTTCAATTGGGGTTTAATACCTGCATGGGCCAAAGACGAAGAAATTCGCAAAATGACCTTGAATGCCAGGATTGAAACAATTGAGGAAAAACCATCTTTCCGGGATTCTGAAAACAAACGTTGTTTGGTTATTGCAAATGGTTTCTATGAATGGCAGTGGTTGGATCCAAAAGGAAAAACAAAGAACAAGTACGAAATTGGAATCGGAAACGATGACTTGTTTGCTTTCGCTGGTATTTATTCTCAATGGAAAGATAAAACTACAGGAGAAATAAGAAACACTTACGCCATTTTAACAACAGAAGCCAACCCTCTAATGGCCGAAATTCACAATACCAAAAAAAGAATGCCGGTAATTTTAAAAAGGGAAGATGAGGTTAAATGGTTGGAACACGCCCCTATTCACGATTTTGAATATCCCTATCAGGTAAATTTAGTCGCCAAAAACTTAGATGCTGCTTTCTAA
- a CDS encoding DMT family transporter, translating into MNWILLVIAGFFEVGFASCLGKAKETSGTASTLWMIGFFVCLTISMTLLYKATQTLPIGTAYAVWTGIGAVGTVLVGIFIFKEPSDFWRVFFLTTLIASIIGLKFVSTH; encoded by the coding sequence ATGAACTGGATACTATTGGTTATTGCAGGTTTTTTTGAAGTAGGTTTTGCTTCGTGTTTGGGAAAAGCAAAGGAAACATCCGGAACGGCTTCGACCTTATGGATGATTGGTTTTTTCGTTTGTTTAACCATCAGTATGACATTGCTGTACAAAGCAACTCAAACGCTGCCCATCGGAACGGCTTATGCTGTTTGGACAGGAATCGGTGCAGTGGGGACAGTATTAGTTGGTATTTTTATCTTTAAAGAGCCTTCTGATTTTTGGCGTGTTTTCTTCCTGACGACTCTGATAGCCTCAATTATAGGTTTGAAATTTGTCTCAACGCATTAG
- the asnS gene encoding asparagine--tRNA ligase, with amino-acid sequence MKHTKVKDLLNSASGLHEVKAKGWVRTFRNNQFIALNDGSTINNIQCVVDFENTPEEILKRITTGAAISVKGHLAESQGAGQKVEIQVSEIKILGDSDPEKFPMQPKKHSLEFLRENAHLRIRTNMFGAIMRVRSTLAFAVHQYFQEKGFFYVNTPIITGSDAEGAGEMFRVTALPFDGTPRTEEGNVNYKEDFFGRETNLTVSGQLEGETYAMALGQIYTFGPTFRAENSNTSRHLAEFWMIEPEVAFNNLADNMDLAEDFIKYVIKYTVDKCGDDLKFLEQRLLEEEKSKPQAERSEMALLEKLSFVMDNNFKRVSYTEAIDILKNSKPNKNKKFQYLIDEWGADLQSEHERFLVEKHFKCPVILFDYPAKIKAFYMRLNDNTEPGRDTVRAMDILFPGIGEIVGGSQREERYDVLLEKMKALEIDEKELYWYLDTRRFGSAVHSGFGLGFERLVLFVTGMSNIRDVIPFPRTPQNAEF; translated from the coding sequence ATGAAACATACTAAAGTTAAAGACCTGCTAAACAGCGCTTCTGGATTACATGAAGTAAAAGCAAAAGGTTGGGTTAGAACATTTAGAAACAATCAGTTTATCGCGTTGAACGATGGTTCAACTATCAATAATATTCAGTGTGTGGTTGATTTTGAAAACACACCTGAAGAAATTTTAAAAAGAATCACTACAGGCGCAGCTATTAGTGTGAAAGGACATTTGGCTGAAAGTCAAGGTGCCGGACAAAAAGTGGAAATCCAGGTTTCGGAAATCAAAATTTTAGGAGATTCCGATCCGGAAAAATTCCCGATGCAGCCTAAAAAACACTCTTTGGAATTCCTTAGAGAAAATGCGCATTTGAGAATCCGCACCAATATGTTCGGAGCGATCATGCGTGTGCGTTCTACATTAGCATTTGCCGTACACCAATATTTTCAGGAAAAAGGATTTTTCTATGTAAATACCCCTATCATCACAGGATCGGATGCAGAAGGTGCAGGTGAAATGTTCCGAGTAACCGCTTTACCTTTTGACGGGACACCTAGAACCGAAGAAGGAAATGTAAATTACAAGGAAGATTTCTTCGGAAGAGAGACCAACTTAACCGTATCAGGTCAGCTGGAAGGAGAAACGTACGCCATGGCTTTAGGTCAGATTTACACATTCGGACCAACTTTCCGTGCCGAAAACTCAAACACATCCCGTCACTTGGCGGAATTCTGGATGATTGAGCCGGAAGTTGCTTTCAACAACCTGGCAGACAACATGGATTTGGCGGAAGATTTCATCAAATACGTTATCAAATATACGGTTGATAAATGTGGTGATGACCTGAAATTCTTAGAACAGCGATTATTGGAGGAGGAAAAATCAAAACCACAGGCAGAACGCAGCGAAATGGCGTTGTTGGAAAAACTGAGTTTTGTAATGGACAATAACTTCAAACGTGTTTCATATACAGAAGCCATTGACATCCTGAAAAATTCAAAACCAAATAAGAATAAAAAATTCCAGTACCTGATTGACGAATGGGGTGCTGATTTACAAAGTGAGCACGAGCGTTTCTTAGTGGAGAAACACTTCAAATGTCCGGTGATTTTATTCGATTACCCGGCAAAAATCAAAGCGTTTTATATGCGCTTGAATGACAATACAGAACCTGGAAGAGATACCGTCCGCGCGATGGATATCCTATTCCCAGGAATCGGAGAAATCGTGGGTGGTTCTCAGAGAGAAGAGCGTTACGATGTGCTTTTAGAAAAAATGAAAGCCCTTGAAATAGACGAGAAAGAATTATACTGGTATTTGGATACACGTCGTTTCGGAAGTGCGGTTCACTCCGGATTCGGATTAGGCTTCGAGCGTTTAGTATTGTTCGTAACCGGTATGTCTAATATCCGTGATGTGATCCCGTTCCCAAGAACGCCGCAAAACGCAGAATTTTAA
- a CDS encoding 2'-5' RNA ligase family protein, translating into MENKYNLAILPSESLIELMKGMKDELALQVGRFSSKNSVGHITICNFKANDEELVSIKNKLQHLSNSVEPFEVRLNGYGTFPNGAFFISTDENSKEKLVPIMIQFQESLYPRELQISTDPHLSIARRLSPQKLETAKQLFTEINETFLCDSVVLRKFDTKIRQYFVSDTFTFRSNHNT; encoded by the coding sequence ATGGAAAATAAATATAATCTGGCCATCTTACCTTCTGAATCCCTTATAGAATTAATGAAGGGCATGAAGGATGAATTAGCACTCCAAGTAGGTCGCTTTTCAAGTAAAAATTCGGTAGGACATATTACAATCTGCAATTTCAAAGCCAATGATGAAGAATTGGTAAGTATAAAAAATAAATTGCAGCATTTGAGTAATTCAGTTGAACCTTTCGAAGTTCGCTTAAACGGATATGGTACTTTCCCCAACGGTGCTTTTTTTATATCGACTGACGAAAATTCCAAAGAGAAATTGGTCCCTATAATGATCCAATTTCAAGAGTCATTATACCCCAGGGAATTACAAATAAGTACTGATCCTCATCTGTCGATAGCCAGAAGATTATCTCCGCAAAAACTTGAAACAGCCAAGCAATTATTTACCGAAATCAATGAGACTTTTTTGTGTGATAGCGTTGTACTTCGAAAATTTGATACTAAAATAAGACAGTATTTTGTATCAGATACCTTTACATTTAGAAGCAACCACAATACTTAA
- the frr gene encoding ribosome recycling factor: MTEEINFILDSTKESMVGSIAHLEKSFLNIRAGKASPQMLGSVFVDYYGSQTPLSQVANVNTPDARTITVTPWEKSMLHPIEKAIMIANLGFNPMNNGDNIIISVPPLTEERRKDLVKQAKAEAEDAKVSIRNARKDANTDIKKLEKEGTSEDICKTAEDDVQKLTDTFIKKIDEHLAIKEAEIMKV; this comes from the coding sequence ATGACCGAGGAAATTAATTTCATCTTAGATAGCACTAAAGAATCGATGGTCGGTTCTATTGCACACCTTGAAAAATCATTTTTAAACATTCGTGCCGGAAAAGCATCTCCGCAAATGTTGGGTAGTGTTTTTGTTGATTATTATGGATCTCAAACACCGCTTTCGCAAGTAGCTAACGTAAATACTCCTGATGCGAGAACAATTACTGTTACGCCATGGGAAAAAAGCATGCTTCATCCTATCGAAAAAGCCATTATGATAGCAAATTTGGGCTTCAACCCAATGAACAATGGTGACAACATCATCATCAGCGTGCCACCATTAACGGAAGAACGCCGTAAAGATTTGGTAAAACAAGCTAAAGCAGAGGCAGAGGATGCTAAGGTTAGTATCCGAAACGCACGTAAAGATGCAAATACCGATATCAAAAAATTAGAAAAAGAAGGTACTTCGGAAGACATCTGCAAAACAGCGGAAGACGATGTTCAAAAACTTACCGATACTTTCATCAAAAAAATCGACGAACATTTGGCAATCAAAGAAGCCGAAATCATGAAAGTATAA
- the pyrH gene encoding UMP kinase: MKYKRILLKLSGEALMGERQYGIDPKRLAEYAAEIKQIHDKGVQIAIVIGGGNIFRGVAGASNGMDRVQGDYMGMMATVINAMALQGALEDSGMQTRLQTALKIEAIAEPYIKRRAVRHLEKNRIVIFGAGTGNPYFTTDTAAVLRGIEVDCDVILKGTRVDGVYDSDPEKNPNAVKYDNVTFEDVLSKGLNIMDTTAFTLSQENKLPIIVFDMNKPGNLLKVCEGATVGTTVNI, translated from the coding sequence ATGAAATACAAAAGAATTCTTCTGAAACTAAGTGGCGAAGCACTAATGGGCGAAAGACAATATGGTATTGACCCAAAACGCTTAGCAGAATATGCAGCTGAAATTAAACAGATTCACGACAAAGGCGTACAAATCGCCATCGTTATTGGAGGCGGTAATATTTTCAGAGGTGTGGCCGGAGCAAGCAACGGGATGGACCGTGTTCAGGGCGATTACATGGGCATGATGGCAACAGTTATCAATGCTATGGCCTTACAAGGCGCTTTAGAAGACTCAGGAATGCAGACACGTTTGCAAACTGCTTTAAAAATCGAAGCCATTGCTGAACCTTACATTAAGAGAAGAGCCGTACGCCATTTGGAGAAAAACCGAATCGTAATTTTTGGTGCCGGTACAGGAAACCCTTATTTCACTACAGATACTGCAGCGGTTTTAAGAGGAATCGAAGTAGATTGCGATGTAATTCTAAAAGGTACACGCGTAGACGGTGTTTATGATTCCGATCCGGAAAAAAACCCAAATGCCGTTAAATACGACAACGTCACTTTTGAGGATGTTTTGAGCAAAGGACTAAACATCATGGACACAACAGCATTCACGTTAAGTCAGGAAAATAAATTACCGATTATTGTGTTCGACATGAACAAACCAGGCAATTTATTGAAAGTTTGTGAAGGCGCAACCGTTGGAACAACCGTTAACATTTAA